A genomic window from Agrobacterium tumefaciens includes:
- a CDS encoding KAP family P-loop NTPase fold protein, whose amino-acid sequence MSYWTRNQDKLGRAEESAYIIKFLQQRVLERIERGKIGSYVLNIDATWGEGKTFFMKGLCADLKEAGHPVIMIDAWRDDFSDDPLTAVVAEFDQFLTKFKSSDRSLKTKVKAAGKEFRRNVGRLSLLTAKGIAKRATTYVVGEAAGEIAETAKNIVSGKVEFENIFDDATGEVIKIAEANIDKFAERKLAQFNEAKLSLDSFQTSLGKAVGVLTAKTYSPPFFILIDELDRCRPTYAIEMLERIKHLFEVENVVFVLGTDTTQLANSIKAVYGSKFDSRHYLARFFDRSYMLAAPERLEMVKHLISTSTMEEDKRRISIGIDEATYISAICKRFDLEIRQIEKAIDLLSVICSTWDEVVPIETTLIFPMIVAFLKGNPLNTKEEIDEVFLIKNRNNSYYDLSIDNKSINELYLTISKYSHQTLFQAHKDKVALHDNAQWHAQSFVFQIGYEILEAEYDFMQRKSRRPIFASYANRIKMAGRFIQSDITL is encoded by the coding sequence GTGTCATACTGGACTAGAAACCAAGACAAGCTTGGGCGGGCTGAAGAGTCGGCATACATCATCAAGTTTCTTCAGCAGCGTGTGCTTGAACGAATTGAACGCGGCAAGATCGGCTCATATGTCCTGAACATTGATGCGACATGGGGTGAAGGCAAAACCTTTTTTATGAAAGGGCTATGTGCCGACCTGAAAGAAGCTGGACATCCAGTGATTATGATCGATGCATGGCGGGATGACTTCTCAGACGATCCTTTGACCGCTGTCGTTGCCGAATTCGATCAATTCCTTACCAAATTCAAATCTTCCGACCGGTCCCTGAAGACAAAGGTCAAAGCTGCGGGTAAAGAATTCAGGCGGAACGTTGGGAGGCTGTCGCTGTTAACAGCAAAGGGCATTGCAAAGCGAGCGACAACATATGTCGTGGGTGAAGCCGCAGGAGAAATTGCCGAAACCGCAAAAAACATCGTTTCCGGAAAAGTCGAATTTGAAAATATCTTTGATGACGCTACCGGCGAAGTGATTAAAATTGCCGAAGCCAATATCGATAAATTCGCGGAACGGAAGCTGGCGCAATTCAACGAAGCAAAGCTCAGTCTTGATAGTTTCCAGACAAGCTTAGGTAAAGCAGTGGGGGTTCTCACGGCTAAAACCTACAGCCCTCCTTTTTTTATTCTCATTGACGAGTTGGATCGCTGTCGCCCAACTTACGCAATCGAAATGCTGGAGCGTATCAAGCACCTATTTGAAGTCGAAAACGTTGTGTTCGTTCTTGGCACTGACACCACCCAACTGGCGAATTCGATCAAAGCAGTTTACGGAAGCAAATTCGATAGTCGGCACTATTTGGCAAGGTTTTTTGATCGCTCGTACATGCTCGCAGCGCCAGAACGCTTAGAGATGGTGAAACATCTCATTAGCACGTCAACAATGGAAGAAGACAAGAGGCGAATTTCGATTGGCATTGACGAAGCCACCTACATTTCCGCAATTTGCAAGCGATTCGATTTAGAGATTCGCCAGATCGAAAAAGCTATCGATCTGCTATCAGTAATTTGCTCAACATGGGATGAAGTGGTCCCGATAGAAACGACACTAATATTCCCTATGATCGTCGCGTTTCTCAAGGGAAATCCCTTGAATACTAAAGAAGAAATAGACGAAGTTTTTCTTATAAAAAACCGAAACAATTCTTATTATGACCTTTCAATAGACAACAAAAGTATCAACGAATTATATTTAACTATAAGTAAATATTCACATCAGACTTTATTTCAAGCCCACAAAGACAAAGTCGCACTACATGACAATGCCCAATGGCATGCCCAGAGCTTTGTTTTTCAAATTGGTTACGAGATACTTGAAGCTGAATATGACTTTATGCAACGGAAAAGCCGACGACCGATTTTTGCATCCTATGCAAATCGTATCAAAATGGCGGGTCGATTTATCCAGTCAGATATAACTCTTTAA
- a CDS encoding DUF6538 domain-containing protein — protein MITQNYIHKRQNGYYYFCVNIPTRLLSSTTRRQILRSLRTRDLATAKKRVATHVAQILPLFDENRLPDEAHIDYKRVKATAEKLTGKYEPHKAVSEQTVDQLIERINEIVDVRAVMPNPNVVQTAALVGAIETPSLSWVEAFEKFKALSSEKVKGKNELQTKRFWRRYEVKTEDYIAAMGDTDVLKITKTDVKKYRKVLKEKIDNGEFLSNEANKKISWLGVILETVFDEEYEGRENPFAGIRISGYEDDGKRAPFTATEISAVTEGLKTSGARPEIKALIRIGMCTGANAKEIALLTPTDIHLDAPDPYISIRPNELRGKVKRGGARHRDVPLVGDALAAMREFPIGFTIFHTNEGPTQVNCAMSDFFRRVTPGKGKGFGSFRHNMADWLRRSGANDTLKDSILGHTNTKSHSMHYGDGYDIENKKEALEKAIQYAKLPI, from the coding sequence ATGATTACGCAAAATTACATTCATAAACGGCAGAACGGTTATTATTACTTCTGCGTCAACATCCCAACGCGATTGCTCTCGTCAACGACGAGACGGCAAATTCTTCGCTCTTTGAGGACCAGAGATTTAGCGACGGCGAAGAAGCGGGTGGCGACGCATGTCGCTCAAATCCTGCCGCTCTTCGATGAAAACCGTCTGCCCGATGAAGCTCATATTGACTACAAGCGGGTTAAGGCAACCGCCGAGAAACTGACCGGAAAGTACGAACCGCATAAGGCAGTTTCCGAACAAACCGTCGATCAGTTGATAGAGCGTATCAATGAAATCGTTGATGTCCGCGCCGTGATGCCGAATCCAAATGTTGTGCAGACCGCTGCTTTAGTCGGCGCAATAGAGACGCCGTCGCTCTCTTGGGTAGAGGCATTCGAAAAATTTAAAGCTCTCTCTTCGGAGAAGGTGAAGGGTAAGAACGAGCTTCAGACAAAACGTTTCTGGCGGCGCTACGAAGTTAAGACCGAAGATTACATCGCTGCGATGGGGGATACTGATGTGCTGAAGATCACCAAGACCGATGTAAAAAAATACCGTAAAGTTTTGAAGGAAAAGATCGATAACGGCGAGTTTCTAAGCAACGAAGCTAATAAGAAGATTAGTTGGCTTGGGGTCATATTGGAAACCGTCTTCGATGAGGAATACGAAGGCAGGGAAAATCCCTTCGCAGGCATCAGGATTTCTGGCTACGAAGACGATGGCAAACGAGCACCGTTCACGGCTACCGAGATATCAGCCGTTACCGAAGGCTTGAAAACGTCAGGCGCACGACCTGAAATCAAAGCTCTTATCCGCATTGGCATGTGTACAGGTGCGAACGCGAAGGAAATCGCGCTACTCACGCCGACCGATATACATCTCGATGCGCCTGATCCGTACATTTCCATTCGCCCCAATGAACTTCGCGGCAAGGTGAAGCGGGGAGGGGCGCGTCACAGAGATGTGCCGCTAGTTGGCGATGCGCTCGCCGCCATGCGTGAATTTCCAATCGGCTTCACTATTTTCCATACGAATGAAGGACCAACTCAGGTCAACTGCGCGATGTCGGACTTTTTCAGGAGGGTCACGCCGGGCAAGGGGAAGGGCTTCGGAAGCTTCCGTCACAACATGGCGGATTGGCTTCGCCGGAGCGGTGCGAATGACACCCTGAAGGATTCAATTCTCGGGCACACAAACACCAAATCCCATTCGATGCACTACGGCGATGGATACGATATCGAGAACAAAAAGGAGGCGCTGGAAAAAGCTATCCAATACGCAAAGCTACCAATCTAA
- a CDS encoding ABC transporter permease, with protein MRATHALNGIGLLLLLWQAGTWLFAPPRYILPSPADVAAAFWRQPGFLFGQAMVTSGEMAFGLAAGIAAGILVAFTVAAIPRLGRLVWPMVLVLQAFPVFVLAPILVLWFGFGMASKVVMTAIIIFFPVASSFTDGLNRTDRAILDAASLTEASHWQILTRLRVPLALPSLISGLRVAAPLAPLGAVIGEWVGASAGLGFVMIQSNARMQTDTMFAAMAILAVMAVLLRLIVDRATANLAPWAKETEHTIPLRYLRRLSAP; from the coding sequence ATGCGTGCCACCCATGCATTGAACGGTATCGGCCTTCTGCTGCTTCTCTGGCAGGCAGGCACGTGGCTGTTTGCGCCGCCGCGCTATATCCTGCCGTCGCCAGCCGATGTCGCCGCCGCCTTCTGGCGCCAGCCCGGCTTCCTGTTCGGGCAGGCCATGGTGACATCAGGCGAAATGGCGTTCGGGCTTGCGGCAGGCATCGCCGCCGGCATCCTCGTTGCCTTTACAGTCGCCGCCATCCCGCGTCTTGGCCGCCTCGTCTGGCCCATGGTTCTCGTGCTGCAGGCGTTTCCGGTTTTCGTACTCGCCCCCATCCTCGTGCTCTGGTTCGGTTTCGGCATGGCCTCGAAAGTGGTGATGACCGCGATCATCATCTTCTTTCCGGTCGCCTCCTCCTTCACCGATGGCCTGAACCGCACGGATCGCGCCATTCTCGATGCCGCCTCGCTGACGGAGGCGAGCCACTGGCAGATCCTCACGCGGCTGCGCGTGCCGCTGGCGTTGCCGTCGCTCATTTCCGGGCTGAGGGTGGCCGCCCCACTCGCCCCGCTTGGCGCCGTCATTGGCGAGTGGGTGGGCGCATCAGCCGGGCTCGGTTTCGTCATGATCCAGTCCAATGCCCGCATGCAGACCGACACGATGTTTGCCGCCATGGCCATTCTCGCCGTCATGGCGGTGCTGCTGCGGCTCATCGTCGACCGGGCGACCGCCAATCTGGCCCCCTGGGCCAAGGAAACAGAACACACCATTCCTCTCAGATATTTACGGAGACTTTCGGCACCATGA
- a CDS encoding ABC transporter substrate-binding protein — protein sequence MKRTLLSLVIAATTALAPMQSQAADKLTVLLEWFVNPDHAPMVIARERGLFADAGLDVELVPPADPSAVPRLVSAKQADIGVHYQPNLYLDHDAGLPLVRFGTLVETPLNTVTVLADGPIKSLKDLKGKKVGFSVSGFEDAMLKRMLEKDGLTKDDVELINVNFSLSPSLIAGKVDATLGGFRNFELTQMKLEGHEGRSFFPEEHGVPAYDELIFVTHRDLAKDSRLPRFLSAVEQAAIFITNHPQESWQLFIKAYPNLDDALNKQAFFDTLPRFAKRPAALDRSRYVRFGEFMRDMQLIKQAPKADDIAVELQQP from the coding sequence ATGAAACGAACGCTTCTTTCCCTCGTCATCGCCGCAACAACCGCGCTTGCCCCCATGCAATCGCAGGCCGCCGACAAGCTTACCGTGTTGCTCGAATGGTTCGTGAACCCCGATCATGCGCCGATGGTGATCGCCAGGGAACGCGGTCTGTTTGCCGATGCCGGACTGGACGTGGAACTGGTGCCGCCGGCCGACCCTTCCGCCGTGCCGCGCCTCGTCTCGGCGAAACAGGCCGATATCGGCGTGCATTACCAGCCGAACCTCTATCTCGATCACGATGCCGGTCTGCCGCTCGTGCGTTTCGGCACGCTGGTCGAAACCCCGCTCAACACCGTCACGGTTCTGGCCGACGGGCCGATCAAAAGCCTGAAAGACCTGAAGGGCAAGAAGGTCGGTTTTTCCGTTTCCGGTTTTGAAGATGCTATGCTGAAGCGCATGCTGGAAAAGGACGGGCTGACGAAGGATGATGTCGAACTCATCAACGTCAATTTCTCGCTCTCACCATCGCTTATCGCCGGCAAAGTGGATGCAACGCTCGGTGGTTTCCGTAATTTCGAACTGACGCAGATGAAGCTCGAAGGCCATGAAGGCCGCTCGTTCTTCCCGGAGGAGCATGGCGTGCCGGCCTATGACGAGCTGATCTTCGTCACCCATCGCGATCTCGCAAAAGACAGCCGCCTGCCGCGTTTCCTCTCCGCCGTGGAGCAGGCCGCGATCTTCATCACCAACCACCCGCAGGAATCCTGGCAGCTTTTCATCAAGGCCTATCCGAACCTTGACGATGCGCTGAACAAGCAGGCTTTCTTCGACACGTTGCCGCGTTTCGCCAAGCGTCCCGCCGCACTCGACCGCAGCCGCTATGTCCGTTTCGGTGAGTTCATGCGGGATATGCAACTGATCAAACAGGCACCGAAGGCAGACGATATCGCCGTGGAGCTGCAACAGCCATGA
- a CDS encoding hydroxyethylthiazole kinase, translating into MTGTFPTAAKAADILERVRKTRPRVHCLMNTVVQKFTADGITVIGGIPSMTTSLEEIESFVTKADALTVNLGTLDAERRKVIRLAIEIANASGKPWIVDPVHCDYSPSRLEFARELIALSPTIVRGNRAEMSLIGNVPDAVRIETGPVDHLRDTTRGVRIVNGHPWMAKVTGTGCLSGGIIAAFMAVEKDALTAAAAALAVTGVSAELAAKQARGPGTFEPAFLDALSEISGEDIINHARIEHEQG; encoded by the coding sequence ATGACTGGCACTTTTCCAACAGCGGCAAAAGCCGCCGACATTCTGGAGCGGGTGCGCAAGACGCGCCCGCGCGTGCATTGCCTGATGAACACCGTGGTGCAAAAATTCACCGCCGACGGCATCACCGTCATCGGTGGCATTCCGTCGATGACCACTTCCCTGGAAGAAATAGAGAGCTTCGTCACCAAGGCTGATGCACTGACCGTCAATCTCGGCACGCTGGATGCCGAGCGGCGCAAGGTCATCCGGCTGGCAATCGAGATCGCCAATGCATCCGGCAAGCCGTGGATCGTCGACCCGGTGCATTGCGACTACTCGCCGTCCCGTCTGGAATTTGCCCGCGAACTCATCGCCCTCTCCCCCACCATCGTGCGCGGTAACCGCGCCGAGATGAGCCTGATCGGCAATGTGCCTGACGCGGTGCGGATCGAAACCGGACCGGTCGATCATCTCCGCGACACGACCCGTGGCGTCAGGATCGTCAACGGTCATCCATGGATGGCGAAGGTGACCGGCACAGGTTGCCTCTCGGGCGGCATCATCGCCGCTTTCATGGCCGTGGAGAAGGATGCGCTGACGGCAGCGGCCGCAGCCCTTGCTGTCACAGGCGTTTCCGCCGAATTGGCTGCAAAACAGGCCAGGGGCCCCGGCACCTTCGAACCGGCATTTCTGGATGCGCTTTCCGAAATCTCGGGGGAAGACATCATCAATCACGCGAGGATAGAGCATGAACAAGGTTGA
- the thiE gene encoding thiamine phosphate synthase, which translates to MNKVDYRLNALVDASLADVAPLAELALAAALNGATILQYRDKHGSTREMIDNARAIHEAIAGTGVPLVINDRIDVALASGADGVHLGADDMDAKTARRILGEKAIIGLTVKNRADAERAASMPADYACIGGVFETVSKVNPDKPVGIDGFATLRALLKEWRPDMPVGAIAGIDLARVPSVIEAGADGVAVISAIFRAGDIASATKGFRSAIDAALKARQP; encoded by the coding sequence ATGAACAAGGTTGATTACCGCCTCAACGCATTGGTCGATGCCAGCCTTGCCGATGTCGCGCCCTTGGCCGAGCTTGCTTTGGCCGCCGCACTCAACGGCGCGACCATTCTGCAGTATCGCGACAAGCACGGCTCGACGCGCGAAATGATCGACAACGCCCGCGCCATTCATGAAGCCATCGCCGGCACCGGCGTGCCGCTTGTTATCAATGACCGCATCGATGTGGCGCTCGCCTCCGGCGCGGATGGCGTGCATCTCGGCGCCGATGACATGGATGCAAAGACCGCAAGGCGTATTCTCGGCGAAAAGGCGATCATCGGCCTCACCGTCAAGAACCGCGCCGATGCCGAACGGGCGGCCTCCATGCCCGCCGATTACGCCTGCATCGGCGGCGTTTTCGAGACGGTCTCCAAGGTGAACCCCGACAAGCCGGTCGGTATCGATGGTTTTGCGACGCTTCGCGCCCTTTTGAAGGAATGGCGGCCTGATATGCCTGTTGGCGCCATTGCCGGTATCGACCTTGCCCGCGTGCCATCTGTCATCGAGGCCGGCGCGGATGGTGTCGCAGTTATTTCCGCCATCTTCCGGGCAGGTGATATTGCCAGCGCAACCAAGGGCTTCCGCTCTGCAATTGACGCGGCGCTGAAAGCGAGACAACCATGA
- the thiD gene encoding bifunctional hydroxymethylpyrimidine kinase/phosphomethylpyrimidine kinase: MTPIALTIAGSDSGGGAGIQADIKTFSALGAYAASVITAITAQNTRGVTAVEDISVTTIVAQMDAVFSDLAVNAVKIGMVSRIETIAAIAERLRRQSQPVVLDPVMVATSGDRLLHEDAIETLRRELLPLAAIVTPNLPEAALLTGTPMAEAQTDINRQAETILKAGAKAVLIKGGHGDGPESTDYLFADGTMLALAAPRVDTKNDHGTGCTLAAAITAHLAKGCELREAVGLAKEYLNGALEAGRGLAVGNGRGPVHHFYRWWG; this comes from the coding sequence ATGACACCAATTGCATTGACCATTGCCGGCTCCGACAGCGGTGGCGGCGCAGGCATTCAGGCCGACATCAAGACCTTTTCCGCGCTCGGAGCCTATGCAGCCAGCGTCATCACCGCCATCACCGCCCAGAACACGAGGGGCGTGACGGCGGTGGAGGATATTTCGGTCACCACCATCGTTGCGCAGATGGATGCGGTCTTTTCCGATCTTGCCGTCAATGCGGTGAAGATCGGCATGGTATCGCGGATAGAGACAATCGCCGCCATTGCGGAGCGGCTTCGGCGGCAATCGCAACCGGTGGTGCTTGATCCTGTCATGGTGGCGACATCGGGCGACCGGCTGCTGCATGAGGACGCCATCGAGACATTGCGGCGGGAGCTTTTGCCGCTGGCCGCCATCGTCACGCCGAACCTGCCCGAAGCGGCGCTGCTGACCGGCACGCCGATGGCGGAGGCACAGACGGACATCAACCGCCAGGCCGAGACGATCCTCAAGGCCGGTGCAAAAGCCGTGCTCATCAAGGGTGGGCATGGCGATGGGCCCGAGAGCACGGATTATCTGTTTGCTGATGGCACCATGTTGGCGCTTGCCGCACCGCGGGTGGATACGAAGAACGACCACGGCACCGGCTGCACATTGGCGGCGGCGATTACGGCTCATCTTGCCAAGGGTTGTGAGCTGCGAGAGGCGGTAGGGCTGGCGAAGGAGTATCTGAACGGGGCGCTTGAGGCTGGGCGGGGACTTGCCGTTGGGAATGGGCGGGGGCCGGTGCATCATTTTTATCGGTGGTGGGGGTAA
- a CDS encoding Lrp/AsnC family transcriptional regulator, with product MSSLDATDRHIIRLLRLNARISNAKLAAEVGLSASACLRRVDILEREGIIRGYTALTSGLAGGEVISVIVQITLDRQTEDFLNRFENAVRRYPEIRECYLMTGGSDYFLRCEAESAGDFERIHKEILSKLPGVSRIHSSFAIRNVLATPKAK from the coding sequence ATGTCGTCACTTGATGCGACCGACCGTCACATCATTCGCCTGCTTCGGCTCAACGCCCGCATCAGCAATGCAAAACTGGCAGCGGAAGTCGGGCTTTCGGCCTCGGCCTGCCTGCGCCGGGTCGATATCCTCGAACGGGAAGGCATTATTCGCGGATATACGGCGCTGACCAGCGGCCTTGCGGGTGGTGAGGTCATCTCGGTCATCGTGCAGATCACGCTCGACCGCCAGACGGAAGATTTTCTCAACCGTTTCGAAAATGCGGTGCGGCGGTATCCGGAAATCCGCGAATGTTACCTGATGACGGGCGGCTCGGATTATTTCCTGCGCTGCGAGGCGGAAAGTGCGGGGGATTTCGAGCGGATTCATAAGGAGATTTTGTCGAAATTGCCGGGGGTTTCGCGGATTCATTCGAGTTTTGCGATCCGGAATGTGTTGGCGACGCCGAAGGCGAAATAG
- the alr gene encoding alanine racemase, with amino-acid sequence MDMQISRQQAAGGASGHLTIDLGALRDNYLTLAAMAPASQTAAVVKADAYGLGADIVSQTLFEAGCRNFFVAHIDEALALRLRLSAQARIFVLNGLQPGNETSCAAMAVTPVLNSLEQIAQWSTHARHLGKTLPAAVQIDTGMCRLGLSPAELEVLASQPQLLEGLDIAFVMSHLACADEPEHLSNAAQLAVMRKVATAFPDAPLCFSNSGGIFLGNDYHNHLLRPGIALYGGAPSVARPNPMKPVVRLDLAVIQTRTVPAGSLVGYGGSFEAASPTRLATIAAGYADGLPRSLSNRGAAWYNGIRLPIAGRVSMDSIILDISALPEGTLTQGSLVQMIGPDQTLEDIANDAGTIAYEILTGLGRRYRRSYIQPGETPATASTSVNHK; translated from the coding sequence ATGGACATGCAGATCAGCCGCCAGCAGGCAGCCGGTGGTGCAAGCGGCCATCTGACTATCGATCTTGGTGCATTGCGCGACAATTATCTGACGCTTGCGGCGATGGCCCCGGCCTCGCAAACGGCAGCGGTCGTCAAGGCAGACGCTTATGGCCTCGGCGCAGATATCGTCTCGCAAACCCTGTTCGAGGCGGGATGTCGCAATTTCTTCGTCGCCCATATCGATGAAGCACTGGCGCTCCGGCTTCGTCTGTCGGCGCAGGCACGGATTTTCGTGCTCAACGGTCTTCAGCCCGGCAATGAGACCTCCTGCGCCGCCATGGCCGTCACCCCGGTTCTGAACTCGCTGGAGCAGATTGCACAATGGTCGACCCATGCGCGCCATCTCGGCAAGACGCTGCCGGCAGCAGTGCAGATCGATACCGGCATGTGCCGTCTCGGTCTCTCCCCCGCAGAGCTGGAAGTCCTCGCCTCCCAGCCGCAATTGCTCGAAGGTCTCGACATCGCCTTCGTGATGAGCCACCTCGCCTGCGCCGACGAGCCGGAACACCTCTCCAATGCCGCGCAGCTTGCGGTGATGCGAAAGGTCGCCACCGCTTTCCCCGATGCGCCCCTGTGCTTTTCCAATTCCGGCGGCATCTTTCTGGGCAATGATTACCACAATCATCTGCTGCGCCCCGGCATCGCGCTTTATGGCGGCGCGCCGTCCGTTGCCCGCCCCAACCCGATGAAACCGGTCGTGCGTCTCGATCTCGCCGTCATCCAGACCCGCACCGTGCCCGCCGGTTCGCTGGTCGGTTATGGCGGTTCTTTCGAAGCCGCAAGCCCTACACGTCTTGCGACAATCGCCGCCGGTTATGCCGATGGTCTGCCCCGCTCACTCAGCAATCGTGGGGCGGCGTGGTATAATGGCATTCGCCTGCCGATTGCCGGGCGCGTTTCGATGGACAGCATCATTCTCGACATATCGGCCCTGCCTGAGGGAACATTAACCCAGGGCAGCCTCGTTCAGATGATCGGGCCTGACCAGACTTTGGAAGACATTGCAAACGACGCGGGCACGATTGCCTATGAAATCCTGACCGGCCTCGGACGCCGTTACCGCCGCAGCTATATCCAGCCGGGAGAAACCCCGGCGACCGCTTCAACATCAGTCAATCACAAGTGA
- a CDS encoding D-amino acid dehydrogenase, with protein sequence MNVTILGAGVVGVTSAWYLAKAGHKVTVIDRQPAAALETSFANAGEVSPGYSSPWAAPGIPMKAMKWLFMKHAPLIIRPTADPAAWRWMSQMLRNCTSARYAINKSRMVRIAEYSRDCLMALRDETGIQYDQRMQGTLEVFRTQKQFDAIGKDVDVLTAGGVPFEILDRDGCAAIEPGLSPSREKIVGGLRLPGDETGDCFMFTTELARMAEEAGVTFIYDTGIMRPIVEAGRIKAVETTKGLMEADIFVAALGSYSPQFVRQLGLDLPVYPVKGYSITIPVVKEERAPVSTVMDEAYKVAITRLGSRIRVGGMAEIAGFSKDLPAARQGTLTHSVEDLFGGAGDQTQAKFWCGLRPMTPDGTPVIGATRYSNLYLNTGHGTLGWTMSCGSARVLADLISGTKPQIDTHDLAISRYAA encoded by the coding sequence ATGAACGTCACTATCCTCGGAGCCGGCGTCGTCGGCGTGACCTCTGCCTGGTATCTGGCCAAAGCCGGACACAAGGTGACGGTGATCGACCGCCAGCCGGCCGCAGCGCTCGAAACCAGCTTCGCCAATGCCGGTGAAGTTTCGCCCGGTTATTCCTCGCCATGGGCGGCCCCCGGCATTCCGATGAAGGCGATGAAATGGCTGTTCATGAAACATGCGCCGCTGATCATTCGCCCGACGGCCGATCCGGCGGCCTGGCGCTGGATGAGCCAGATGCTGCGCAACTGCACCTCGGCACGTTATGCCATCAACAAAAGCCGCATGGTGCGCATCGCCGAATATAGCCGCGATTGCCTGATGGCGCTGCGCGACGAAACCGGCATTCAATATGACCAGCGCATGCAGGGCACGCTGGAGGTCTTTCGTACCCAGAAGCAGTTCGACGCCATCGGCAAGGATGTCGACGTGCTGACGGCCGGCGGCGTGCCCTTCGAAATTCTCGACCGCGACGGCTGCGCTGCCATCGAACCCGGTCTTTCTCCTTCCAGAGAAAAGATTGTCGGGGGCCTACGCCTGCCCGGCGACGAGACCGGTGACTGCTTCATGTTCACCACCGAGCTTGCCCGCATGGCGGAAGAGGCCGGCGTCACCTTCATTTACGATACCGGCATCATGCGCCCGATCGTGGAAGCCGGCCGCATCAAGGCCGTGGAGACCACCAAGGGTCTTATGGAAGCCGATATTTTCGTTGCTGCGCTGGGCAGCTATTCCCCGCAATTCGTGCGCCAGCTCGGTCTTGATCTGCCGGTCTACCCGGTCAAGGGTTATTCCATCACCATTCCGGTCGTGAAGGAGGAGCGCGCGCCCGTCTCCACCGTGATGGACGAGGCCTACAAGGTGGCGATCACCCGGCTGGGTTCGCGTATCCGCGTCGGCGGCATGGCGGAGATCGCCGGTTTCAGCAAGGATTTGCCGGCCGCACGGCAGGGAACGCTGACCCATTCGGTCGAAGACCTGTTCGGTGGCGCGGGAGATCAGACCCAGGCGAAATTCTGGTGCGGCCTGCGCCCGATGACGCCTGACGGCACGCCTGTCATCGGCGCCACCCGCTACAGCAATCTTTACCTCAACACCGGCCATGGCACGCTTGGCTGGACCATGTCCTGTGGTTCCGCCCGCGTGCTGGCCGATCTCATCAGCGGGACCAAGCCGCAGATCGACACGCACGATCTGGCGATCAGCCGTTACGCCGCATGA
- a CDS encoding BA14K family protein produces MSSFAAKTVLAVAVAAATIVPFNTASADDWGRRDRRDAAILGGVLGLAAGVAVGSALSRPAPVDDERVYIDPPRRYEPSYVYDEPDYQEYRPQPVYRPAPVYRPAPVYRPQPVYDSRPVYGQRATYRTIEPWTNAWYDYCSQRYRSFNTRTGTYTDYDGQRHFCVAG; encoded by the coding sequence ATGTCGTCCTTTGCAGCTAAAACCGTTCTGGCCGTCGCCGTTGCCGCCGCGACCATCGTTCCTTTCAACACCGCGTCTGCCGACGACTGGGGCCGCCGTGACCGCCGCGACGCCGCCATTCTGGGTGGCGTACTTGGCCTTGCCGCCGGTGTCGCCGTCGGCTCCGCCCTTTCCCGCCCGGCACCGGTGGATGATGAGCGCGTCTACATCGACCCGCCGCGCCGTTATGAGCCGAGCTATGTCTATGATGAGCCGGATTACCAGGAATACCGGCCGCAGCCGGTCTACCGCCCCGCACCCGTCTATCGTCCGGCACCGGTCTATCGCCCGCAGCCGGTTTATGACAGCCGCCCGGTCTATGGCCAGCGCGCCACCTATCGCACCATCGAGCCGTGGACCAACGCCTGGTACGACTATTGCTCGCAGCGCTACCGGAGCTTCAACACACGCACCGGCACCTACACGGATTATGACGGCCAGCGTCATTTCTGCGTCGCGGGCTAA